Proteins found in one Rhodospirillales bacterium genomic segment:
- a CDS encoding flagellar biosynthetic protein FliO: MTDFMDNVQLNDYLQYALALVFVLALIGLLAALAKRLGMGGATPRRRGRDRRLSVTEALALDGKRKLMLVRRDGVEHLIIVGPNSETVVEAGITTAGADFASAARSAAGRDLQDRTGPRTPSPADRIGLQRPRPAAGRDSETPE, encoded by the coding sequence ATGACCGACTTCATGGATAACGTTCAGCTCAACGATTACCTGCAGTACGCCCTCGCCCTCGTCTTCGTGCTGGCGCTGATCGGCCTCCTCGCGGCGCTCGCGAAGCGCCTCGGCATGGGCGGCGCGACGCCGCGGCGGCGCGGCCGCGACCGCCGCCTGTCGGTGACGGAAGCGCTGGCGCTTGACGGCAAGCGAAAGTTGATGCTGGTGCGGCGGGACGGGGTCGAACACCTGATCATCGTCGGCCCCAACTCGGAGACCGTTGTCGAAGCCGGCATCACGACAGCCGGCGCCGATTTCGCCAGCGCGGCCCGATCCGCCGCCGGTCGGGATCTGCAGGATCGCACGGGCCCGAGGACGCCCTCGCCCGCGGACCGCATTGGCCTGCAGCGCCCGCGTCCCGCCGCCGGCCGCGACTCGGAGACGCCCGAATGA
- the fliP gene encoding flagellar type III secretion system pore protein FliP (The bacterial flagellar biogenesis protein FliP forms a type III secretion system (T3SS)-type pore required for flagellar assembly.) has translation MSLARRFVIAFAALAAGLGMGLIALEPAAAQSLSLDLGDSGGEATGRIVQIMALLTVLSLAPSILVMVTSFTRIVVVLSFVRTALGTQNTPPNQVLISLALFLTLFVMMPTMEQAYDTGIKPLIAGDIDEEQAFERTVQPVRSFMMDHVRPQDLAMFVDMAQLPDGDALQEAMPLRVLIPAFMVSELRRAFEIGFLIFVPFLIIDMVVASVLMSMGMMMLPPVVISLPFKMIFFVLVDGWYLVVGSLVRSFGP, from the coding sequence ATGAGCCTTGCGCGCCGGTTCGTCATCGCGTTCGCCGCGCTCGCCGCCGGTCTCGGCATGGGGCTGATCGCGCTGGAACCGGCGGCGGCGCAGAGCCTGTCGCTCGACCTCGGCGACAGCGGCGGAGAGGCGACGGGGCGCATTGTGCAGATCATGGCGCTGCTCACCGTGCTGAGCCTGGCGCCGTCGATCCTGGTGATGGTGACCTCGTTCACCCGCATCGTCGTCGTGCTGTCGTTCGTGCGCACGGCTTTGGGCACGCAGAACACGCCGCCCAATCAGGTGCTGATCAGCCTCGCCCTGTTCTTGACCCTGTTTGTGATGATGCCGACCATGGAGCAGGCGTACGACACCGGCATCAAGCCGCTGATCGCCGGCGACATCGACGAGGAGCAGGCGTTCGAGCGCACCGTCCAGCCGGTGCGCTCATTCATGATGGACCACGTGCGCCCGCAGGATCTGGCGATGTTCGTGGACATGGCTCAGTTGCCCGACGGCGACGCACTTCAGGAGGCGATGCCGCTCCGCGTGCTGATCCCGGCCTTCATGGTGAGCGAACTGCGGCGCGCGTTCGAGATCGGTTTCCTGATCTTCGTTCCGTTCCTGATCATCGACATGGTGGTGGCCTCGGTCCTGATGTCGATGGGCATGATGATGCTGCCGCCGGTGGTCATCTCGCTGCCCTTCAAGATGATCTTCTTCGTGCTGGTCGACGGCTGGTATCTGGTGGTCGGCAGCCTGGTCCGCAGCTTCGGACCCTGA
- a CDS encoding helix-turn-helix transcriptional regulator yields the protein MRPSDFKRWRKSLRLSQKEAADALGLKRRVVQYYEKGERDGDKVDVPRCVRLACFALAEGVTDYNGPPTASPEDDEARQAK from the coding sequence GTGCGGCCATCGGATTTCAAGCGCTGGAGGAAGTCGCTGCGCTTGTCACAAAAGGAAGCGGCGGATGCGCTCGGCCTGAAGCGCCGGGTGGTTCAATACTACGAAAAGGGTGAACGGGACGGCGACAAGGTCGACGTGCCGAGATGCGTACGGCTTGCCTGCTTCGCGCTCGCCGAGGGCGTCACCGACTACAACGGTCCACCGACAGCCTCGCCCGAAGACGATGAAGCGCGACAAGCGAAGTGA
- the speE gene encoding polyamine aminopropyltransferase, whose amino-acid sequence MSWLAETIHRPHGYEQRLEVLRELHHETTEFQDLRIVETAYFGRVLVLDGAVQTTERDEFIYHEMLVHVPMLAHGKARRVLIIGGGDGGILREVLRHPVESAVMVEIDGRVVETCRALMPALSQGAFDDTRVDLRIADGIAYIAEAKNPFDVIIVDSTDPSGPGEVLFTEAFYADCSRLLGADGVLVTQCGVPFYQPWEVAESYGRLKAHFRDVGFYTIVVPTYVGGYMTLGWASNDAALRQQTEDVLGDRFAAGGLATRHYSPAMHRAAFVLPPFIRLLVPADAA is encoded by the coding sequence GTGAGTTGGCTGGCCGAGACCATCCACCGCCCCCACGGCTACGAACAGCGTCTCGAGGTGCTGCGCGAGTTGCACCACGAGACCACCGAGTTCCAGGACCTGCGCATCGTCGAGACGGCATACTTCGGGCGCGTGCTGGTTCTCGACGGCGCCGTGCAGACCACCGAGCGGGACGAGTTCATCTACCATGAGATGCTGGTTCATGTGCCGATGCTCGCCCATGGCAAAGCCCGCCGGGTGCTGATCATCGGCGGCGGCGACGGCGGCATCCTGCGTGAGGTGCTGCGCCATCCGGTCGAGAGCGCGGTGATGGTCGAGATTGACGGGCGGGTGGTAGAGACCTGCCGCGCGTTGATGCCGGCGTTGAGCCAGGGGGCCTTCGACGATACGCGCGTCGACCTCAGGATCGCAGACGGTATCGCCTACATCGCCGAGGCCAAAAATCCGTTCGACGTCATCATCGTCGACTCAACCGACCCGTCGGGCCCTGGCGAGGTGCTGTTCACGGAGGCGTTCTACGCCGACTGCAGCCGGCTATTGGGCGCGGACGGCGTGCTGGTAACCCAGTGCGGGGTACCCTTCTACCAGCCGTGGGAGGTCGCCGAAAGCTACGGGCGCCTCAAGGCGCACTTCCGGGACGTCGGCTTTTACACGATCGTCGTGCCGACCTACGTCGGCGGTTACATGACGTTGGGCTGGGCCAGCAACGACGCCGCGCTTCGCCAACAAACGGAGGACGTGCTGGGCGACCGCTTTGCCGCCGGCGGTCTGGCGACCCGGCACTACTCGCCGGCGATGCATCGGGCAGCGTTTGTGCTGCCGCCGTTCATCCGGCTATTGGTTCCTGCGGACGCAGCCTGA
- the speD gene encoding adenosylmethionine decarboxylase encodes MPRDGEVEFEAAAVAESEIRVGPDFFIEKGGHRYAGGHLLIDLWGASNLTDPQRIETALRAAATAAGATILHAHLHQFGEGGGVSGVLVLAESHISIHTWPERDFAAIDVFMCGACDPQRSIPVLRDAFRPTSVDLSEHRRGRLS; translated from the coding sequence ATGCCCAGAGATGGCGAGGTTGAATTCGAGGCGGCTGCGGTCGCAGAGTCCGAAATCCGGGTTGGCCCAGACTTTTTCATCGAGAAGGGTGGTCATCGATACGCGGGCGGCCACCTGCTCATCGACCTTTGGGGCGCCAGTAACCTGACGGATCCGCAACGCATCGAAACCGCCCTACGGGCCGCGGCCACCGCCGCCGGCGCCACGATCCTGCATGCCCACCTTCATCAGTTCGGTGAGGGAGGCGGCGTATCCGGGGTGCTGGTCCTCGCAGAGTCCCACATCAGCATCCACACTTGGCCGGAGCGAGACTTCGCTGCCATCGACGTGTTCATGTGCGGCGCGTGCGATCCGCAGCGCTCGATCCCGGTACTCCGCGACGCCTTCCGGCCGACATCGGTCGATCTGTCGGAGCACCGGCGCGGGCGCCTCTCGTGA
- a CDS encoding chemotaxis response regulator CheY, whose product MAVDRNMQVLIVDDYKTMLRIIRNLLRQLEFNNIDEATDGSDALMKLRQKDFGLVISDWNMVPMTGLQLLREVRADDRLRHLPFIMVTAESKTENVVAAKQAGVSNYIVKPFNAETLKSKLASVLGPF is encoded by the coding sequence ATGGCTGTCGATCGAAACATGCAGGTTCTCATCGTCGACGATTACAAGACGATGCTACGCATCATCCGCAACCTGCTTCGGCAGCTGGAGTTCAACAACATCGACGAAGCGACCGACGGTTCCGATGCGCTCATGAAGCTGCGGCAGAAGGATTTCGGGCTGGTCATTTCAGACTGGAACATGGTGCCGATGACCGGGCTCCAACTGCTGCGCGAAGTGCGCGCCGACGACAGGCTGCGTCACCTCCCGTTCATCATGGTCACTGCGGAAAGCAAGACCGAGAACGTGGTCGCCGCCAAGCAGGCCGGGGTGTCCAACTACATCGTCAAGCCGTTCAACGCCGAAACCCTGAAGTCCAAGCTGGCGTCGGTCCTGGGGCCGTTCTAG
- the fliM gene encoding flagellar motor switch protein FliM produces the protein MTGPEDEPDQDALAVEWERSVGGDNGNADSLADDWEGSLNESGDHSEGNSARVLNQDEIDSLLGFDDSSARASEGGIEAILNSALVSYERLPMLEVVFDRLVRLLSTSLRNFTSDNVEVSLDSIASLRFSEYLNSIPLPAMLGVIKAQEWDNYGLITVDSSLIYSIVDVLLGGRRGTAAMRVEGRPYTTIERNLVERLLDVMLTDLSAAFEPISQVTFHFERLETNPRFAAISRPSNAAIVARLRVDMEDRGGRVELLLPYATLEPIRELLLQQFMGEKFGRDSIWEAHLAEELLRTEMELIAVMDEKTIRLRDVFDLQVGNRLMFNAAPNSLVRMRCGNVPLFTGRMGRKAGHIAVQVEDPINRKQRG, from the coding sequence ATGACAGGACCCGAAGACGAACCGGATCAGGACGCGCTCGCCGTGGAATGGGAGCGCTCCGTCGGCGGCGACAACGGAAACGCCGACAGCCTCGCCGACGATTGGGAGGGGAGCCTGAACGAGAGCGGAGATCACTCCGAAGGCAACAGCGCCCGCGTCCTTAATCAGGACGAAATCGACAGCCTCCTCGGCTTCGACGATTCGAGCGCCCGCGCGAGCGAGGGCGGCATCGAGGCAATCCTCAACAGCGCCCTCGTGTCGTACGAACGCCTGCCGATGCTGGAGGTGGTGTTCGACCGCTTGGTGCGCCTGCTGTCCACCAGCCTCCGCAACTTCACCTCCGACAATGTCGAGGTGTCGCTGGACAGCATCGCTTCGCTTCGTTTCAGCGAATACCTCAACTCGATCCCGCTGCCGGCGATGCTGGGGGTTATCAAGGCCCAGGAGTGGGACAACTACGGCCTGATCACCGTGGATTCTTCGTTGATCTACTCGATCGTCGACGTGTTGCTGGGCGGCCGCCGAGGGACGGCGGCGATGCGGGTCGAGGGCCGCCCGTACACGACCATCGAGCGCAATCTGGTCGAACGCTTGCTGGACGTGATGCTCACCGACTTGAGCGCAGCGTTCGAGCCGATCAGCCAAGTGACCTTCCATTTCGAGCGGTTGGAGACCAACCCCCGGTTCGCCGCCATCTCGCGCCCGTCGAACGCCGCTATCGTGGCGCGGCTCCGTGTCGACATGGAGGATCGCGGTGGCCGGGTCGAGCTTCTGCTCCCCTACGCCACCCTGGAGCCGATCCGCGAGCTGCTGCTGCAGCAGTTCATGGGCGAGAAGTTCGGCCGGGACAGCATATGGGAAGCGCATCTGGCGGAAGAGCTTCTCCGGACCGAGATGGAACTCATCGCCGTCATGGACGAGAAGACCATCCGCCTCAGGGACGTCTTCGATCTGCAGGTCGGCAATCGGCTGATGTTCAACGCCGCACCGAATTCGCTGGTGCGCATGCGGTGCGGCAACGTGCCGCTGTTCACCGGGCGGATGGGGCGCAAGGCCGGCCACATCGCGGTTCAGGTGGAAGATCCGATCAATCGCAAGCAGAGAGGATAA
- a CDS encoding flagellar basal body-associated FliL family protein: MARIGADNDETNAAGDGDDAADDTTAQAGRKKKRLIMIAGAAALVVSGVAGVWVSGLADPIIALITGSEAHGDATAAENADEAAVPVFYALPHFVVNLNTRGSRPTYLKLRAELELTSAEDIPYVEQRLPRITDSFQVYLRELRLEDIQGSAGTYRIREELLRRVSAAVAPTRVNDVLFAEMFVH, encoded by the coding sequence ATGGCAAGGATCGGTGCGGACAACGACGAGACGAACGCGGCCGGCGACGGCGACGACGCAGCCGACGACACTACTGCTCAGGCGGGTCGGAAAAAGAAGCGCCTCATCATGATTGCCGGGGCAGCGGCCCTGGTGGTTAGTGGCGTCGCCGGTGTCTGGGTGAGCGGCCTTGCGGATCCGATCATTGCTCTGATCACAGGGAGCGAGGCTCACGGCGACGCAACCGCCGCCGAGAATGCTGACGAAGCCGCGGTTCCGGTGTTCTACGCGCTCCCGCACTTCGTCGTGAACCTCAACACGCGAGGTTCCCGGCCGACGTACCTGAAGCTCCGCGCCGAACTCGAGTTGACCTCGGCGGAGGACATCCCGTACGTCGAGCAGCGCTTGCCGCGGATCACCGACAGCTTTCAGGTCTACCTCCGCGAACTGCGTCTCGAAGACATCCAGGGTTCGGCGGGCACCTACCGGATCCGCGAGGAGCTTTTGCGTCGGGTAAGCGCGGCGGTGGCGCCGACGCGGGTCAACGACGTGCTGTTCGCCGAGATGTTCGTTCACTAA
- the flgF gene encoding flagellar basal-body rod protein FlgF → MENSIYITLSRQGVLRRQMDITANNIANMNTTGYKAQHPVFSEYLVHNRDDRGALGDTLAFVRDVATVRDTSEGPMQQTGNPLDVAIQGDGYFVVESPNGPLYTRNGRFRIDETGQLVTEHGHPVMADAGAVIVFDGSETDIGIGRDGTVSTRFGDLGRLRIVRFDNPQELQAVAGGLMTADAVPEDMESPNIQQGMLEGSNVEGVVEMTRMIEVQRAYERARKLIDSEDERIKKMIQEYAR, encoded by the coding sequence ATGGAAAACTCGATCTACATTACGCTGTCACGGCAGGGGGTGCTGCGCCGCCAGATGGACATCACCGCCAACAATATCGCCAACATGAACACCACGGGCTACAAGGCGCAGCATCCGGTGTTCTCCGAGTATCTGGTGCACAACCGCGACGACCGCGGCGCCCTGGGCGACACGCTGGCATTCGTCCGCGACGTGGCGACGGTGCGCGACACCAGCGAAGGCCCGATGCAGCAGACCGGCAATCCGCTGGACGTCGCCATCCAGGGCGACGGCTACTTCGTGGTCGAGAGCCCGAATGGCCCCCTCTACACGCGGAACGGCCGCTTCCGCATCGACGAGACCGGGCAGTTGGTCACCGAGCACGGCCACCCGGTGATGGCCGACGCCGGCGCCGTGATCGTCTTCGATGGCAGCGAGACCGACATCGGCATCGGCCGCGACGGCACGGTTTCGACCCGGTTCGGCGATCTCGGTCGGCTGCGCATCGTCCGCTTCGACAATCCTCAGGAACTGCAGGCGGTCGCCGGCGGCCTGATGACCGCCGACGCCGTGCCGGAGGACATGGAGAGCCCCAACATCCAGCAAGGCATGCTGGAGGGGTCGAACGTCGAAGGCGTGGTCGAGATGACCCGCATGATCGAGGTGCAGCGCGCCTACGAACGCGCCCGCAAGCTGATCGACAGCGAAGACGAGCGCATCAAGAAAATGATTCAGGAATACGCGCGGTAA
- the flgG gene encoding flagellar basal-body rod protein FlgG — translation MKALNIAASGMLAQQRNVEVVSNNLANINTTGFMRRRPEFHDLLYQNMRRVGSTSADDGSVVPTGVQIGLGVKLAAVYRIHAQGNLTATDNPFDLAIQGEGFFQVRTPTGETAYTRDGTFQLNANGEVVTHDGYVVLPGITVPDDAVDVTVNQSGEVLAKIDGQVDLQNVGQLQTANFPNPAGLQAIGSNLLLESAASGAPSTGTPSTSGYGAILQGFLETSNVNAVEEITNLISAQRAYEMNSKVIQAADEMMGSVNALR, via the coding sequence ATGAAAGCATTGAACATCGCCGCCTCGGGCATGCTCGCCCAGCAGCGCAACGTCGAGGTGGTGTCCAACAACCTCGCCAACATCAACACCACCGGTTTCATGCGCCGCCGGCCGGAGTTCCACGACCTCCTCTACCAGAACATGCGCCGGGTCGGCTCCACCTCCGCGGATGACGGCTCGGTGGTGCCGACCGGGGTGCAGATCGGCCTCGGTGTCAAGCTCGCCGCCGTCTACCGCATCCACGCCCAGGGCAACCTGACCGCCACCGACAACCCCTTCGACCTCGCCATCCAGGGTGAAGGCTTCTTCCAGGTGCGCACCCCCACCGGCGAGACCGCGTACACCCGCGACGGCACGTTCCAGCTCAACGCCAACGGTGAGGTCGTGACCCACGACGGCTACGTGGTGCTGCCCGGCATCACCGTGCCGGACGACGCGGTAGACGTCACCGTGAACCAGAGCGGCGAGGTGCTGGCCAAGATCGACGGGCAAGTCGACCTGCAGAACGTCGGCCAACTGCAAACGGCGAATTTCCCAAATCCTGCCGGCCTGCAGGCGATCGGCAGCAACCTGTTGCTGGAAAGCGCGGCCTCGGGGGCGCCGTCGACGGGCACGCCCAGCACCAGCGGCTACGGCGCAATTCTCCAGGGCTTCCTGGAAACCTCCAACGTCAACGCGGTCGAGGAGATTACCAACCTGATCTCGGCGCAGCGCGCCTACGAGATGAACTCCAAGGTGATCCAGGCAGCCGACGAAATGATGGGATCCGTCAATGCGCTTCGCTAA
- the flgA gene encoding flagellar basal body P-ring formation protein FlgA — MRFAKTAARALMLALLVIAGVDAALAAGSGEAADATLRPVLAENVVVVSDRVVRLGDLFLNTGEQAPTPVAYAPRPGGRAIFDARWLYRTARAHKLEWRPLSRNARVIVERDSTVVDRDEVEDLVIAALAEQGIDTDNLQVEIQNTSFRLHLAVDSAALPVIEDLTVDQRRGRFAAVLTMVGGDERDRRVRISGRLNAMADVPVLRRQIDGGDIIAAADVDWVRMPSQSLQKTTVLAANDLVGMTPRRVLRAGQPVRASDVHPPVVVEKGQLVTIVLSTPSMILTARGRALQDGAMGELIRVSNTQSSLVIQATVSAPGEVMAGAPAAAY; from the coding sequence ATGCGCTTCGCTAAGACCGCGGCACGGGCGCTGATGCTGGCGCTGTTGGTGATTGCAGGGGTGGATGCGGCTTTGGCCGCCGGCTCAGGCGAAGCCGCAGACGCGACCCTGCGGCCGGTTCTGGCGGAGAACGTGGTCGTCGTCTCCGACCGGGTTGTCCGTCTCGGCGATCTGTTCCTCAATACCGGCGAGCAAGCGCCGACGCCAGTGGCCTATGCGCCAAGGCCCGGCGGCCGCGCCATCTTCGATGCGCGCTGGCTTTACCGCACCGCGCGCGCCCACAAGCTCGAATGGCGTCCACTGTCGCGCAACGCCCGCGTGATCGTGGAACGCGACAGCACCGTGGTCGATCGCGATGAGGTCGAGGATCTGGTCATTGCAGCGCTAGCGGAACAGGGGATCGACACCGACAACCTGCAGGTGGAGATCCAGAACACGTCGTTCCGGCTGCACCTGGCCGTGGACTCGGCCGCTCTGCCCGTGATCGAGGATCTCACCGTCGACCAGCGGCGCGGCCGTTTCGCGGCGGTGCTGACAATGGTCGGCGGCGATGAGCGCGACCGCCGGGTTCGCATCAGCGGTCGCCTCAACGCCATGGCCGACGTGCCGGTGTTGCGGCGGCAAATTGACGGCGGCGACATCATCGCGGCGGCGGACGTGGACTGGGTGCGCATGCCGAGCCAGTCCCTGCAAAAGACCACCGTCCTCGCCGCAAACGATCTGGTCGGGATGACGCCACGCCGGGTGTTGCGCGCTGGACAGCCGGTGCGAGCGTCAGACGTACATCCGCCGGTGGTGGTAGAAAAGGGCCAGTTGGTGACGATCGTGCTGTCGACGCCAAGCATGATTCTCACCGCCCGCGGCCGGGCGCTGCAGGACGGCGCCATGGGTGAGCTCATTCGGGTCAGCAACACCCAAAGCAGCCTGGTCATCCAGGCCACTGTCTCCGCTCCCGGGGAAGTCATGGCCGGCGCCCCTGCCGCCGCTTATTAA
- a CDS encoding efflux RND transporter permease subunit — protein MIVSDVSVKRPVFASVISLLLIAFGLVAFDRLPLREYPDIDPPVVSISTSYPGAAANVVETRITEVIEDRISGIQGIKFINSTSEDGRSRITIEFDVGRDVDAAANDIRDRVAGVLDDLPDEADPPDIQKADSNDDVIMWLNLASDRMNVLELTDYARRYLVDRFSALDGVARVRVGGGLNYAMRIWLDRTALAARGLTVGDVEDALRADNVELPAGSIESRERQLTVRVQRTFRTPEDFQQLVLGQGDGGYLVRLGDVARVERGAVEDRTFLRGNGVPMVGIGIIKQSQANTLQVARDARGEAERLNQMLPEGMQIRQSYDTSVFIQGAIDEVYKTLFIAIAAVVLVIFLFLGSVRAMLVPAVAVPVSLIATFIVLYGLGFSINLLTLLALVLAIGLVVDDAIVVLENIHRRMDEGETPLVAAFNGARQVAFAVVATTLVLIAVFVPIAFLQGDVGRLFTEFALTMAAAVAFSSIVALTLSPMLASQILRPGADPSKMSRAIEHMTARAQRAYRRALSVGLHRPIIIAGLYALILAGAGWMFMHIPSEHAPKEDRGAFFLIVSGPEGASYDYMVEYMDEIERRLMPLVESGEVSRMLVRAPRQFGDNVQNFNGGIAIFVLDDWGKRRTGGAIMEDVQRRVADLPGIRAYTVMRQGFGARIQKPVQFVIGGGTYGELAEWRDILLAEIEKDNPGLKDIDYDYKETKPQVRVVIDRDSAGDLGVTIGNIGRTLETVLGSRRVTTYIADGEEYDVILEGERDAYRTPASLEHIYVRSERSGALIPLASVVRLEEFADSPALNRYNRVRAITIEAGLVDGYTLGEALDYLQELVREHLPESAVIDFKGQSRDYYDAGGSIAFVFVLGLVVVFLVLAAQFESYVHPFIIMLSVPLAMAGALLALLVTGGTINLFSQIGLVMLVGLAAKNGILIVEFANQLRDQGVGFDDALMEAAVTRLRPILMTAVTTAVGAIPLILSTGAGAETRAMIGTVVFSGIIVATLFTLFVVPVAYHALARRTGSPGHVAARLERELAAETEPEPLQPSLSERRSAAE, from the coding sequence GTGATCGTCTCCGACGTCTCGGTCAAGCGGCCGGTCTTCGCCTCCGTCATCAGTCTATTGCTGATCGCCTTCGGTCTGGTCGCGTTCGACCGGCTGCCGCTCCGGGAGTACCCGGATATCGACCCGCCGGTCGTTTCCATCAGCACGTCGTACCCCGGCGCCGCCGCCAACGTGGTCGAAACCCGCATCACCGAGGTCATCGAGGATCGCATTTCCGGCATTCAGGGCATCAAGTTCATCAATTCGACAAGCGAGGACGGGCGGTCGCGGATCACCATCGAATTCGATGTCGGCCGCGACGTGGATGCGGCCGCTAACGACATTCGGGACCGCGTCGCCGGCGTGCTTGACGACCTGCCGGACGAGGCGGATCCGCCGGACATCCAGAAGGCCGACTCCAACGACGATGTCATCATGTGGCTCAACCTCGCCAGCGACCGCATGAACGTCCTGGAGCTCACCGACTACGCGCGCCGCTACCTGGTCGATCGCTTCTCGGCGCTCGACGGGGTGGCGCGGGTGCGGGTCGGCGGCGGCCTCAATTACGCCATGCGCATTTGGCTGGATCGCACGGCGTTAGCTGCCCGCGGCCTCACCGTCGGCGATGTGGAGGACGCATTGCGCGCCGACAACGTCGAGCTCCCGGCGGGCAGCATCGAATCCCGGGAACGCCAACTCACGGTCCGCGTCCAGCGTACGTTTCGGACGCCGGAAGACTTTCAGCAACTGGTGCTGGGTCAAGGCGACGGCGGGTACCTCGTCCGCTTGGGCGATGTGGCGCGGGTCGAGCGCGGGGCGGTCGAGGACCGGACCTTTCTGCGCGGCAACGGCGTGCCGATGGTCGGCATCGGCATCATCAAGCAATCCCAGGCCAATACCCTCCAGGTCGCCCGCGACGCCCGCGGCGAGGCGGAGCGCCTCAACCAGATGCTGCCCGAAGGCATGCAAATCCGCCAGAGCTACGATACCAGCGTATTCATCCAGGGCGCGATCGACGAGGTCTACAAGACGCTGTTCATTGCCATAGCTGCCGTCGTCCTGGTGATCTTCCTGTTCCTCGGCAGTGTGCGGGCGATGCTGGTCCCGGCCGTCGCCGTGCCCGTGTCGCTGATCGCCACGTTTATCGTGCTCTACGGGCTCGGGTTCTCGATCAATCTCTTGACCCTCCTCGCCCTGGTGCTGGCCATCGGTCTGGTGGTCGATGACGCCATCGTCGTCCTCGAGAACATCCACCGCCGCATGGACGAGGGTGAAACGCCGCTGGTGGCCGCCTTCAATGGCGCCCGCCAGGTCGCGTTCGCCGTGGTAGCGACGACCCTGGTGCTGATCGCGGTGTTCGTGCCGATTGCGTTTCTGCAGGGCGACGTCGGACGCCTGTTCACCGAATTCGCGTTGACCATGGCGGCGGCGGTGGCGTTCTCCAGCATCGTCGCGCTCACTCTGTCGCCGATGCTGGCGTCGCAGATCCTTCGTCCCGGCGCCGATCCGTCGAAGATGAGCCGCGCCATCGAGCACATGACGGCCCGCGCGCAGCGGGCCTACCGGCGGGCGCTGTCGGTCGGTCTCCACCGCCCGATCATCATCGCCGGGCTTTATGCGCTGATCCTGGCCGGCGCCGGCTGGATGTTCATGCACATCCCGAGCGAGCATGCGCCGAAGGAGGATCGCGGCGCATTCTTCCTCATCGTCAGCGGGCCGGAGGGGGCGTCCTACGACTACATGGTCGAGTACATGGACGAGATCGAGCGTCGCCTGATGCCACTCGTGGAGAGCGGCGAGGTGAGCCGGATGCTGGTGCGGGCGCCGCGGCAGTTCGGTGACAACGTCCAGAACTTCAACGGCGGCATCGCCATTTTCGTGCTCGACGACTGGGGCAAGCGCCGCACCGGCGGCGCGATCATGGAGGACGTGCAGCGCCGTGTCGCCGACCTGCCCGGGATCCGCGCCTACACGGTCATGCGCCAGGGCTTCGGCGCCCGCATCCAGAAGCCGGTGCAGTTCGTGATCGGCGGCGGCACCTACGGAGAGCTGGCGGAATGGCGGGACATTCTGCTCGCCGAGATCGAGAAGGACAACCCCGGCCTCAAGGACATCGACTACGACTACAAGGAGACCAAGCCGCAGGTTCGCGTCGTCATCGACCGCGACAGCGCCGGCGACCTGGGCGTGACCATCGGCAACATCGGCCGGACCCTGGAAACCGTCCTCGGCTCCCGGCGGGTAACGACCTACATTGCCGATGGCGAGGAGTACGATGTTATTCTGGAGGGCGAGCGCGACGCCTATCGGACGCCCGCCAGCCTTGAACACATCTATGTCCGTTCCGAGCGCTCAGGGGCTCTGATTCCGCTCGCCAGCGTCGTGCGGCTGGAGGAGTTCGCCGACTCCCCGGCCCTCAACCGATACAACCGTGTGCGTGCCATCACCATCGAGGCCGGCCTCGTCGACGGCTACACCCTCGGCGAGGCGCTCGACTATCTGCAAGAACTGGTGCGCGAGCACTTGCCGGAGTCGGCGGTCATCGATTTCAAGGGCCAATCGCGGGACTACTACGACGCCGGCGGCTCGATCGCGTTCGTCTTCGTGCTGGGGCTGGTGGTCGTGTTTCTGGTTCTGGCCGCCCAGTTCGAGAGCTACGTGCACCCGTTCATCATCATGCTGTCGGTGCCGCTGGCCATGGCGGGGGCGTTGCTGGCGTTGCTCGTCACCGGCGGCACCATCAATCTGTTCAGCCAGATTGGACTCGTCATGCTGGTCGGCCTTGCCGCCAAGAACGGCATCCTCATCGTGGAGTTTGCCAATCAGCTCCGCGATCAGGGCGTCGGGTTTGACGACGCCCTGATGGAGGCCGCGGTGACCCGGCTGCGTCCCATCCTCATGACCGCCGTGACCACCGCCGTCGGCGCCATTCCGCTGATCCTCTCCACCGGCGCCGGCGCCGAGACGCGGGCCATGATCGGCACCGTGGTGTTCTCCGGCATCATCGTCGCCACGCTGTTCACGTTGTTCGTTGTGCCGGTCGCCTATCATGCGCTGGCAAGGCGCACCGGCTCGCCGGGCCACGTCGCCGCACGGCTGGAGAGGGAACTGGCCGCGGAAACCGAGCCTGAGCCCCTGCAACCTTCCTTGAGCGAACGCCGCTCCGCCGCAGAATAA